TTATTCTCGATCTCGGAAAGATATAAGGCCATGGGTCAATCAAATCAGCGATCTCAagtttattatttgtttgATACAATATATACTAACGTTCCACTCAGCCCTCAGAATAGTCGATATCATCCGAAGGTTAAGGGCAAATTTAATTTTAGACTAAGCTATAAGCTGAAGAATGTTATCGTGTCCCTACTGACAATTGCATGCATTTTTTTCCTTATAAAACAAACTATGGATAGAAATGGCAGCACACCGAGATCTTATGCTGGTTTGTTAAGTATATCAGATTCATACGATACTGCTGTGTTGGAAGAATCGGAATATTATAACTTTGAGTATAGGCCACTGGATCTGGATACGGTTCGTCGATATGATGATGGTTTCAAACATATTCTTATCGATCAAGATGGGACGTTGAATTCCAATCAAGAGGAGGGTTTTGAGGAGCATCTAGACATGCTGTTGTCTACTACTGTGGAAACGTATGATCTATCGAAGTATGCTGGCACGGCTAATGGTGCTGAAAATCGGGAACATGTGTTGATTTGTGTGCCATTGAGAAATGCGGAGAACGTGTTACCTTTGATGTTTAGACATCTCATGAATCTAACGTATCCACATGAATTGATCGATTTGGCATTTCTGGTAAGTGACTGCTCCAAAGACGACCACACAATGGATAGCTTAATTAGTTATGCTGAGGAGTTGCAAAAAGGCACATTATCCAAATCTCTCAAATTACAAGACGCATATAAAATGCATAAAAAATCGAAGAGCAAAAATAAGGAGGGTGATTTGCACTTAAAATACATGAATAAGGATTATTTAAATATGGTTGAAAATGCATTAAAAGAACCCTTCCATAAAAATTACGATAAACCTTTCCGTTCCGTTCAGATATTTCAGAAGGATTTTGGTCAGATCATAGGCCAAGGCTTTAGTGACAGGCATCATGTTAAAGTACAAGGTACAAGACGTAAGCTGATGGGTAAGGCCAGAAATTGGCTAACAGCTAATGCGCTTAAACCTTACCATTCGTGGGTCTATTGGAGAGATGCTGATGTAGAATTGTGCCCAGGTTCTGTAATAGAAGACTTAATGTCGGTTGGGTATGACGTTATCGTACCAAACGTCTGGAGGCCATTGCCGGAGTTCTTAGGCAGCGAGCAAGAATATGACCTAAATTCATGGATTGAATCTGATAATGCATTAAATTTAGCAAAGACattggatgaagatgacgTTATTGTTGAGGGATATGCAGAGTATGCGACATGGAGATTCCATTTAGCAAATAATAGAGATCCTCAGGGTAACACTATGGATGTCCTTGATTTGGATGGTGTTGGTGGTGTTTCTATTTTAGCAAAAGCAAAATTGTTCAGAAACGGCGTTCATTTTGCAGCATTTGCATTCGAAAACCATGCAGAGACCGAAGCTTTTGGTAAGATGGCCAAAAAAATGGGCTACAGAGTTGGAGGGCTATCACATTATACACTATGGCATATCTATGAACCAAGCAACGACGATTTGATGGAGATAGCTAGAAAGGAGAGAAGTAGCAGAAGATCATGATCGTGGTTTGGGTGTGCCTTTTTACGTATTGTTGATATTCTTTCTCACTGTTTACTGTTATTTCTTCGTACAGATAGAAAATGGTTCTCCTTTTACTTTTATATAGTGGTGCTCTTATTTGAAAACGTaatatactatatatactaacTTATATGTAGaacaatattttatataGAACTTGACAatgtttattattaagCGTGAATCGAGAATATAGTCTGTGATACACAGAACGGTAAACAGTTAGTTATATATCAACTATTATCGATCAAGTACCTATTACCTAACGTAATCAATTGACTTTATGAAAGAGCTACGCAAAAGAAATCCAGCCTTTTGGTAGTTTTGCTTATATAACGGTTTATGATACAAAAACTTGGCAAAAGATCAGGTAAAGATGGACCATAATACTAATTAGGAGGGAATCTTGCCGTGTAATAGGATCTGAAGAATTGAAGTGAAGCATATTACTGAGGCCATTTTTAAAGCCATAACGAGAAGTAGATGACCAAATAGTATAAATAATTATGCAGTTTGAGTGGGAATGTTCCCTCAGACTTCGAGGTAGAATGGCTAGACGATATCGTAGTAGAAGAAAGGGGTGTAGCTTCAAGGGTATTCGTACTAATGTTGGAATTTTGCACCAAATTGACATTAGAATTTTTTAAGGCAAATCCAACTTGTTGATTATCCATGTCAAAAACAGTATaaaagtttttaataaagaCGTCTCCCAGTATCCAAGATGAATGGATCGCCTGACCCtctatatttgaaacacaATAGCCGTAATATTTGGAACCTTCTTGGTAGGGTTCTCCCAAATAGCTGCTAGCAGGGATTGTCCAGTTCTTGTTGCCAAGTTCAAAAGTGAGATCGACTGTGGAATTACAAAACACTGCAAAGTAGTTTCCATCAGTAATGGAACCTGGAAGGTAAGAGTGTATGTCTAGTGCGTCAACTTTCGGTAAGACTAAAAAGGTTGAGCCGCTGTCGATAATTCCAGATCTTTTCGAGCGTGATTGAGCACCGGTAAAGTTTTCAGGGTTTTGGAATGTGACTAGAGTTGAATTGCAAAAGATCCGGTCAATTGCAATAAGCCAATAATTATTAGGATTGACAACAAGTTCactataataaatatcGCCTTTGTATAGTTCAGTGATTGGTTCTCCAATAGCAAATAACCCACTATTGGCATTCAAAGTCGTATTCTCAGATTCAATATGATCCAAATACAGCGTGAATTTCTGTGATCTGATAGATTTAGATCTGTATAAAACAGAGAGTGCCGGTTCGACAGTTCCTGGTGAGTTTGCTGGGAGACCTAGAATACCGCTAACTGGATAATTCTCAAACATTTGAGGAACAGAAGTGGCTACCCCAAATGCAAAGGTTTCCGATGTGTTCAAATtgtttataataaaactatCTTGGAAGATAGCTCCTGATGTGATTCCATATGGATAATCTAATCGAAATGTTGACCCATTTACTGTTTGCTTGCCACCAGTCGGGTACAATTTACGCCCTTCGCATGCCCGCAAACTACAACTGTCACCGTAAACCCAAGGAAAAGCAGATCCAGTGTCCAAAATCAGtgaatattcttcatcactgATGGTCACATTGACTATATAAGCGTGCGAATTGGAATCCCTGGTTAGAATCGTTATAGCAGGACTAAGATGCACATATGTAGGATCCAACACATCATCTGCAGCCTGTTTGACAGCATCAGCTGAATCGTCCCCAAAAGAAAATTCCCGCCCAACTCTTACCGAAGGTACCTGCTCATTTGGAAACCAGAAATCTGCTGTTGCTACCTTTCCAACCTTTCCATTATGTAGAAACCGGCGCTCAGAGCTAGGAAAGAATGCCAACGACAATCGCAGAAATAGTATAACAGCTgtaagaataaaaaacatgAAACCAGTTAAATCCAACTATACGTACCTGACTATTCAACTAATAGTCCCACCCTCTACCATCTACCACAAAAAAGCTGTGCTGGAAAGTTACAGCGTTTACGACTTACCAAATCCAATAATATATTCGCGGGGAAACCTGCAGCCTCTGTCTAACCCGTTACCAACAAAAATCTGAAAGGCGAACATGAAAGAACACAAACAACAACGTTCATATATTCTATTGTATTATATACACACATCTAATGCATAAACTTTGTCAACATCTCTTGCAGTTCCAAAATCCTTGTCTTGTTGTATATTCGTCTCTTAAATCATCCTTCTACTTCTTAAATCTGGAATCTGAAAACTACATGGCTCCGCACTGATCTACTGCTACaaacaataaaaacattaataataaaacatcAACACTAAAATATCTTAAACTATATcacaatatttttataaGCCACCTCACCAACACTAACCAAGAATACTATCAACTATTCACCAACTATCCATGTGTTGTGTTCCCCATTATAGCATAGTTCAGTAATGTAGCATCAGAGGTATGGCTAAATATATTCGGCCGAACCTAAGTACAGTAATCCGACAAACTTACACACAAAGATCACGTAAAATGGTCAAAAATGGGATAATAAGGATAGGAACAGGTTCCTCTGGAGGTGCTAAAACCCAATTAATATTCCAAAATACCTCTACGGTCATCCTTTCATTTAAAATTCTTATTTGTTTCTCTGCTGTTACTTTCGGCGAACATTTCTACTACGCTTGAAAGATCATATGCACAATGTCCGTTCGACGTTTCAAGAGCCAAACGTTTCGTGATGATGAGTATATgtgatatatatgcaaTATATATGGGGGGTGTGTGATAGACAGTGGTGGAAAGGTGAATACAGTTTATGGTGGATGCAGTGAAGAGAGAGACATGGAGTGAAACGGTGGAAATGGGTAATATATGCAAGCAAGATTGTGATGATGGAATTTGCAAGGATTGATAAGGCTTGGTAAGGCTTGGCTGgaaggaagaaaaaaaatcgaCTAGTTCTTTAATTATAAAATCTATACATGAACAAGagcatatatattgtgTGTGTTCGAAGTTGTTTTTTCACTCTTCAATGCTTGATGCAGTGAGCTTTATTTTATACAATGGAGAAAAAAATGTAACACACACCGTTTGGAGAGTTCTCTGTTTATCTGTCTAGATTTTTAGTAGTGGGATTCTCCTATAAGCTAAGGTTCGTTAGCGTTCACGTCATAGAATCCCAGTGGATCATGTACTGTAGTTGCACCGAGGATGTTGGTGGAGTACAGGAATGTGGAATGGTGTAGTTGTTCTAAATATTGACTCATGACGTCTTGTCCTGCGATGGGTTTAGAGAATTTGGCCTGCCGTCTCCTCCTCGTTCTGTTGCCGTTGTTGCTGCCCCCACAATTGTAGCTGTAGTTGTTGAATCCTCCCAATGCATTGT
This region of Eremothecium cymbalariae DBVPG#7215 chromosome 4, complete sequence genomic DNA includes:
- the VAN1 gene encoding Van1p (similar to Ashbya gossypii ABL124W), which gives rise to MLFSISERYKAMGQSNQRSQVYYLFDTIYTNVPLSPQNSRYHPKVKGKFNFRLSYKLKNVIVSLLTIACIFFLIKQTMDRNGSTPRSYAGLLSISDSYDTAVLEESEYYNFEYRPLDLDTVRRYDDGFKHILIDQDGTLNSNQEEGFEEHLDMLLSTTVETYDLSKYAGTANGAENREHVLICVPLRNAENVLPLMFRHLMNLTYPHELIDLAFLVSDCSKDDHTMDSLISYAEELQKGTLSKSLKLQDAYKMHKKSKSKNKEGDLHLKYMNKDYLNMVENALKEPFHKNYDKPFRSVQIFQKDFGQIIGQGFSDRHHVKVQGTRRKLMGKARNWLTANALKPYHSWVYWRDADVELCPGSVIEDLMSVGYDVIVPNVWRPLPEFLGSEQEYDLNSWIESDNALNLAKTLDEDDVIVEGYAEYATWRFHLANNRDPQGNTMDVLDLDGVGGVSILAKAKLFRNGVHFAAFAFENHAETEAFGKMAKKMGYRVGGLSHYTLWHIYEPSNDDLMEIARKERSSRRS
- a CDS encoding pepsin-like aspartic protease (similar to Ashbya gossypii ABL123C), with amino-acid sequence MFFILTAVILFLRLSLAFFPSSERRFLHNGKVGKVATADFWFPNEQVPSVRVGREFSFGDDSADAVKQAADDVLDPTYVHLSPAITILTRDSNSHAYIVNVTISDEEYSLILDTGSAFPWVYGDSCSLRACEGRKLYPTGGKQTVNGSTFRLDYPYGITSGAIFQDSFIINNLNTSETFAFGVATSVPQMFENYPVSGILGLPANSPGTVEPALSVLYRSKSIRSQKFTLYLDHIESENTTLNANSGLFAIGEPITELYKGDIYYSELVVNPNNYWLIAIDRIFCNSTLVTFQNPENFTGAQSRSKRSGIIDSGSTFLVLPKVDALDIHSYLPGSITDGNYFAVFCNSTVDLTFELGNKNWTIPASSYLGEPYQEGSKYYGYCVSNIEGQAIHSSWILGDVFIKNFYTVFDMDNQQVGFALKNSNVNLVQNSNISTNTLEATPLSSTTISSSHSTSKSEGTFPLKLHNYLYYLVIYFSLWL